Below is a window of Natronorubrum halophilum DNA.
AGGGGGGCGTTACTCATCGGCGTCACCCCCGTCGCTATCGACGGACGCATCCTCGCTATCGCCGTTCGTGGTCCGCGCCTGAATCGTCTCGATCCGCTCCGCGAGTTCCGCCTCGAGTTCGGGCTTGCGCTCGCCCGAGTAGTGGTCGACGCGGGCGGCGATGGCGAGTTTTCCGGCGAGTGCGCGCGCCGCCGAGCCCCGGTCGTCGGGATGGGTTCCGCGGACCGCGCTGTGCGTGAAGATGACCCCGTGTTTCGGCGACGGCGCGTGACCGCGCAGGTGCGCGAACAGGGCGTCTTCCGCGCCGAGAACCTGCACCGTGCCGCTCGGTTTCTTTGCTAAGTCCTCGAGACCGCCGGCGAGCGAGATCAGCCGCGCCGCGAGGACGGGGTCGGCGAGCGCGGCGAGGTTCGGCGCGACGGTCGGCGTCTGCCGTTCGACGTACTCCCGCAGCGCGTCGGCCTCGTCCGCGAGCCCCGTCACGCGCTCGGCGAGCGAGACGATCGCTTCCCGACCGGGCTCCGGGGCTCGCTCTCGAGTCGCCAGTTCACGGGCGTAGTCGACGCCGGTTCCGGCGTCGGGGTCGACGGTGCCGGCCCACTCGGCGAGTCGTTCGGCGAGTTCGTTTGCCGTCCGAGTGCAGTCGTCCATCGCCCGCACCGCGTGGACGAGTTGGCGATCGTCGGCCCCCTCCCGTTTGGCAACTTCGCGCCGCGTCGCGCGCGTCGTCGCCTCGTGGAGTCGGTCGTAATACGCCTCCGTTGTTTCAGCGTAACCGGCTTCGACTGCTCGCCGGGGCCAGTCTCGCGGCGTCTCGGCCGTGCCGTCGGTGATCGCGTCACTGGCGGCGTCGGCCGCCCCCGGTTCGACGTCGACGAACCAGCCTCCCTCGACAGCGGTGTGTTCATCCATAGCTGGCTCTAAGACACCCGACTCGTTTATGGGTTCTCGATGGCGCGCGCCGACGGACGGACGCGACCGAGAAGCGGAGGGGCGAACGCGCGCCGCCGAATCCGGGAGTCCTCACGACCTGGATCGTCGGGCGACTGCGGGACGGAGCTAACGCGAACCGGCCGACGGCATTACTCCGTTCGATATCGCTTCGGGACGTACCCCTCGAGTCGATCGGGGACGTACCCGAAGACGTCGGGAGCGATCGTCGCCAGTCGCTGACGAAGGCCGGCGTAGACGGCCCCGACCACCAGCGCGGCGGCGACGACGGCGCGAAACGGACCCTCGAGAACGACGAGCAGCGGAACGCCGATGCTTACCAGCAGCGCGAGATCCTCGGGCGAGCCGTCGTACCGGACCCACCGCATCGGTCGCCGCCAGCGCCCTCGCACGTGATCGTAGACCGCGCGGTCGGAGGTGCCCTCCCACGGACGGAGCTCGAGGCCGCCGCCGAACCGATCCAGTTGACAGTGGACGGCCGCGCCGACGACGGCGGATGCGACGCCGACGGAGACGGTCGTCGGCACCGCCACCACGAGGGTAACCGACGGGAGCGTGACCAACGCGTATCCCGTCGGCCAGTGAAGCGTCCGCCGGTGACCGGCGTACAGATCGAGATCCGGAACGAGACTCCCGGCGAGGGCACCCGCGAGCGCGACCGGAGCGAGATCGG
It encodes the following:
- a CDS encoding NOP5/NOP56 family protein, coding for MDEHTAVEGGWFVDVEPGAADAASDAITDGTAETPRDWPRRAVEAGYAETTEAYYDRLHEATTRATRREVAKREGADDRQLVHAVRAMDDCTRTANELAERLAEWAGTVDPDAGTGVDYARELATRERAPEPGREAIVSLAERVTGLADEADALREYVERQTPTVAPNLAALADPVLAARLISLAGGLEDLAKKPSGTVQVLGAEDALFAHLRGHAPSPKHGVIFTHSAVRGTHPDDRGSAARALAGKLAIAARVDHYSGERKPELEAELAERIETIQARTTNGDSEDASVDSDGGDADE
- a CDS encoding metal-dependent hydrolase, whose translation is MMLPTHAVIGLAIAAPLVGYYPDLAPVALAGALAGSLVPDLDLYAGHRRTLHWPTGYALVTLPSVTLVVAVPTTVSVGVASAVVGAAVHCQLDRFGGGLELRPWEGTSDRAVYDHVRGRWRRPMRWVRYDGSPEDLALLVSIGVPLLVVLEGPFRAVVAAALVVGAVYAGLRQRLATIAPDVFGYVPDRLEGYVPKRYRTE